From Pseudomonas sp. StFLB209, a single genomic window includes:
- a CDS encoding MFS transporter has product MTSQTAIPTVSTPSPTRADQPQGFLIRVVGAAAFAHLLNDLIQALLPAIYPLLKSDFSLSFAQIGWIGLVYQVTASLLQPWIGLYTDKRPLPWLLPSGMFMTLFGIALLAFASSYEMLLVAAAMVGVGSATFHPEASRIARLASGGRFGTAQATFQVGGNAGSAIGPLLAAVVVIPHGQPAIAWFMLAAGLAICLLLRLTGWTLRHGQARLDSMARNKAAGLPRGKVIQAMLVIALLVFAKFVYIASFTNYFTFYLIAQFGLSVQDSQLFLFMFLAAVAVGTFAGGPVGDRIGRKAVIWLSFVGVAPFALALPHVGMVWTAVLSVIIGLVMSSAFAALVVYAQEAVPGRVGMVSGVMFGLMFGVSGIAAAGLGALADTHGIVWVYQLTAFLPLLGLATLLLPRTRAA; this is encoded by the coding sequence ATGACCAGCCAGACTGCCATTCCCACGGTATCCACTCCCAGCCCGACCCGTGCCGACCAGCCTCAGGGCTTCCTGATCCGGGTGGTCGGTGCCGCCGCCTTCGCCCACTTGCTCAATGACTTGATCCAGGCGTTATTGCCGGCGATCTATCCCCTGCTTAAAAGCGACTTTTCCCTGAGTTTTGCGCAGATCGGCTGGATCGGTCTGGTGTATCAGGTGACCGCTTCATTGCTGCAACCCTGGATTGGTCTGTACACCGATAAGCGCCCCCTGCCGTGGCTGCTGCCGTCGGGCATGTTCATGACCCTGTTCGGCATTGCCCTGCTGGCCTTCGCCAGTAGCTATGAAATGCTGCTGGTGGCAGCCGCCATGGTCGGGGTCGGTTCGGCGACTTTTCACCCGGAAGCGTCGCGGATTGCCCGACTGGCCTCGGGCGGGCGCTTCGGCACCGCGCAGGCGACCTTTCAGGTCGGCGGCAACGCAGGTTCCGCTATCGGCCCGTTGCTCGCGGCGGTCGTGGTGATACCCCACGGCCAACCGGCGATTGCCTGGTTCATGCTCGCCGCGGGACTGGCAATCTGCCTGCTGCTGCGCCTCACCGGCTGGACCCTGCGCCACGGCCAGGCGCGGCTCGACAGCATGGCGCGCAACAAAGCAGCAGGGCTGCCACGGGGCAAAGTGATCCAGGCCATGCTGGTGATTGCGCTGCTGGTGTTCGCCAAGTTCGTGTACATCGCTTCGTTCACTAACTACTTCACCTTTTACCTGATCGCGCAGTTTGGCCTGAGCGTGCAGGACAGCCAGTTGTTCCTGTTCATGTTCCTCGCCGCCGTGGCAGTCGGCACGTTCGCCGGGGGACCTGTGGGTGATCGGATCGGCCGCAAGGCGGTCATCTGGCTCTCGTTCGTCGGCGTGGCGCCCTTTGCGCTGGCCTTGCCTCATGTCGGCATGGTCTGGACGGCGGTGCTGTCGGTGATTATCGGCCTGGTGATGTCTTCAGCCTTCGCCGCCTTGGTGGTCTACGCCCAGGAAGCGGTGCCCGGCCGGGTCGGCATGGTGTCCGGGGTCATGTTTGGCCTGATGTTCGGGGTCAGCGGAATTGCTGCGGCGGGCCTGGGCGCGCTGGCCGATACCCATGGCATTGTCTGGGTCTACCAGTTGACCGCCTTCTTGCCATTGCTGGGCCTGGCCACCCTCCTGTTGCCCCGCACCCGCGCGGCATGA
- a CDS encoding toxin VasX → MTEKYGTARQRCASEFDKRPLSGTSLCPFKGPNIAIVPVRYALDRSRYDPAPEALKPLARAGKWARLPPLKSRTYTLRQLYDGYVYVYDETAGTLHEYLYTASDAHLARITWTQAHLGQDERSGAANAQPFLLYPRNHVLHIAYAPLQWTWRICEHMRSNAVGRSQWMKRLDLGSYCITMNEPDTLPLAQLASAVADIDPCKVNEDLRFSDSALPSSQPPFNRQDGSSPWVPLGADVHWLGSVEDKDSSLLIALDAPLSILEDLGMQLLADQAAYQSWLSQHEHKLRMASTVSQLCGVSDDTASLPESVRDDPALRQQYLLDVEAYFRERLIDQASLAGSASTSSFSLVSEIKSARMHRELIQRYGKVPEDQLQAWQDRKKWRREVDLKAARQHIMQQQPEHDRLLRQVQNTQADIKQWAIQIGLEPLRLHCDTGNPKHLLLLQNSFEELLSILTQSQGANEWLADQEQNASTLFGTLRYGFSPALKEALQAEADKLLNGFNDLTNLATRLGELNTVLNHPDFADTAWMKALQQPARDTFNTLRELARGAGKQTAEAILMAWLPIDSQRAMGKRKDLPALLRSLLIGLVLGNAPQRLVIDARIGSEVRTWHANWNRLNANLRTLYSHWNSPQERGQRKHLSSLLQQERDRLRAHELKLPLIIDFQDNQYARLLRDKIHDFFHSGKDIAKHWNAEARRWVQQTGLHGSGIAWGVIMLNFINTALVWEEVSRDGQLNNKDLVKVGYSLGYTLNLLMAVYVEAPWEVVKNAKPVMINRKNVSILERSAAFWKAQGNTHWSQTVTQLRSRLLVTGAFGIAAAGMEIWDLRDDYKNAKTDEERSAIATKMIGVYIMSTGAAAQVLASTTTIRQLGTATTLVMSGLFSKIIFIGGLIYLLASVILNTIKQDSVGYWLKKCSWSRIQETRYPDTPQGNAEEQRAFYEIQLTPKVLVKSTRERAYMGMADSQMQLQNGAWIQIQFPHAIRRRTILFETSSSTRILPLLPLRPGALPIRESFQENGLFYSIEHWDKIDNQRPVFTYPRLHCPLLPDNEDVIWQTWVPLVPEAVYLEIQIWYPVDSFKPSPEDTGYLYQLEISVNSNSTFDGLLKPQLLMKNTSRSTALPLLIAP, encoded by the coding sequence ATGACCGAAAAATATGGAACCGCTCGCCAACGTTGCGCCAGTGAGTTCGACAAAAGACCACTGTCCGGAACCAGCCTGTGCCCGTTCAAAGGGCCGAACATTGCTATCGTCCCGGTACGTTACGCTCTGGACCGCTCGCGCTACGATCCGGCGCCCGAAGCCCTCAAGCCGCTGGCCAGAGCCGGTAAATGGGCACGCCTGCCGCCCCTGAAGAGCCGCACCTACACACTGCGCCAACTGTACGATGGTTACGTGTACGTATACGACGAAACCGCCGGGACGCTACACGAATACCTCTACACGGCCAGCGATGCTCACCTTGCGCGTATCACCTGGACCCAAGCCCATCTGGGCCAGGATGAGCGTAGCGGCGCAGCCAACGCGCAGCCCTTCCTGCTTTACCCGCGTAACCACGTGCTACACATTGCCTATGCCCCCTTGCAATGGACCTGGCGTATCTGCGAGCACATGCGCTCGAACGCGGTCGGTCGCAGCCAGTGGATGAAACGCCTGGACCTGGGCAGCTACTGCATCACCATGAACGAGCCTGACACGTTACCGCTCGCACAGCTTGCCAGTGCGGTAGCCGATATCGACCCTTGCAAGGTGAATGAGGACCTGCGCTTCAGCGACTCGGCACTTCCCAGCTCGCAGCCACCCTTTAACCGGCAAGACGGTAGTAGCCCATGGGTGCCACTGGGCGCCGATGTGCATTGGCTGGGCAGTGTCGAGGACAAGGACAGCTCATTGCTGATCGCTCTGGATGCGCCGCTGTCCATACTCGAAGACCTCGGCATGCAATTATTGGCAGACCAGGCGGCTTACCAGAGCTGGCTGAGCCAACATGAACACAAGCTTCGCATGGCCAGCACGGTGAGTCAGCTATGCGGCGTCAGCGATGATACCGCCAGTCTGCCCGAGTCAGTTCGGGACGATCCGGCCCTGAGGCAACAATACCTGCTCGACGTGGAGGCCTACTTCAGGGAAAGGCTCATCGACCAGGCATCACTGGCGGGCAGTGCTTCGACTTCAAGTTTTAGCCTGGTATCGGAAATCAAATCGGCACGGATGCACCGTGAACTGATCCAGCGTTACGGCAAGGTTCCTGAGGACCAGTTGCAAGCCTGGCAAGACCGAAAAAAGTGGCGCCGCGAGGTCGATCTCAAGGCTGCACGGCAACACATCATGCAGCAGCAGCCAGAACATGACCGGTTATTGCGGCAAGTCCAGAATACCCAGGCAGACATCAAGCAGTGGGCGATCCAGATCGGCCTGGAACCGCTGCGCCTGCACTGCGATACCGGTAATCCAAAGCACCTTTTACTCCTGCAGAACAGCTTTGAAGAGTTGCTGAGCATCCTTACGCAAAGCCAGGGAGCAAACGAATGGCTGGCCGATCAGGAGCAGAACGCCTCAACCTTGTTCGGCACCTTGCGATATGGCTTCTCCCCGGCCCTCAAGGAGGCGCTGCAGGCCGAAGCAGACAAACTGCTCAATGGCTTCAACGACCTGACCAACCTCGCCACCCGCCTCGGCGAGCTCAATACAGTGCTCAACCACCCGGACTTTGCCGATACCGCCTGGATGAAAGCGCTGCAGCAACCGGCCCGCGATACCTTCAACACCCTGCGCGAACTGGCCCGAGGCGCGGGCAAACAGACCGCCGAAGCCATTCTGATGGCTTGGCTGCCCATCGACAGCCAGCGGGCCATGGGTAAACGCAAGGATCTGCCAGCATTGCTGCGCAGCCTGCTGATCGGGCTGGTTCTGGGCAATGCCCCGCAACGGCTGGTGATCGATGCCCGGATAGGAAGCGAGGTCAGGACATGGCATGCCAACTGGAACAGATTAAACGCCAACCTGCGCACCCTGTATTCGCACTGGAACTCCCCGCAGGAACGTGGACAGCGCAAACATCTTTCAAGCCTCTTGCAACAGGAACGTGACCGGTTACGCGCTCACGAACTGAAATTACCGCTGATCATCGACTTTCAAGACAACCAGTACGCACGCCTGCTGCGCGACAAGATCCATGATTTCTTCCACTCCGGCAAAGACATTGCCAAACACTGGAATGCAGAGGCCAGACGCTGGGTACAACAAACAGGATTGCACGGCTCAGGTATCGCATGGGGCGTGATCATGCTCAATTTCATCAACACCGCCCTGGTCTGGGAGGAAGTCAGCCGGGATGGACAGCTCAACAACAAAGACCTGGTCAAGGTGGGTTACAGCCTGGGCTACACACTGAATCTATTGATGGCGGTATATGTCGAGGCACCGTGGGAGGTTGTCAAGAACGCCAAGCCGGTGATGATTAACCGGAAAAACGTATCGATTCTGGAGCGGTCTGCGGCTTTCTGGAAAGCACAAGGCAATACGCATTGGAGCCAGACAGTCACACAACTTAGATCACGCCTGCTTGTCACCGGAGCCTTTGGGATTGCTGCAGCAGGAATGGAAATATGGGATTTAAGAGATGATTATAAAAATGCAAAGACTGATGAAGAACGGTCCGCAATTGCAACGAAGATGATTGGCGTATATATCATGAGCACCGGCGCAGCCGCACAAGTACTGGCATCAACAACAACTATAAGACAACTAGGAACGGCGACCACACTTGTAATGAGCGGCTTATTCTCCAAAATCATTTTTATAGGCGGCTTAATTTACCTGTTGGCAAGCGTCATCCTTAACACCATAAAACAGGATTCCGTTGGCTATTGGCTAAAAAAATGCAGTTGGTCACGCATTCAGGAGACCCGCTACCCCGACACCCCACAAGGTAACGCAGAAGAGCAACGTGCTTTTTATGAAATCCAATTAACACCAAAAGTTCTGGTGAAAAGCACCCGAGAAAGAGCTTATATGGGCATGGCAGACTCCCAAATGCAGCTTCAGAATGGCGCTTGGATACAAATTCAGTTTCCGCACGCGATAAGGCGTCGCACGATCTTGTTTGAAACAAGTAGCAGTACAAGAATCCTGCCGTTACTTCCATTGAGACCTGGCGCCCTCCCCATCAGAGAGTCCTTTCAAGAAAATGGGCTGTTTTACAGCATTGAGCATTGGGACAAAATCGATAACCAGCGGCCAGTATTCACATACCCTAGGCTCCACTGCCCCCTACTACCTGACAACGAAGATGTGATCTGGCAGACCTGGGTACCACTGGTACCTGAGGCAGTTTATTTGGAAATCCAGATTTGGTATCCCGTTGACTCTTTTAAGCCTTCACCGGAAGACACGGGCTATCTTTATCAACTGGAAATATCAGTAAATTCCAACAGCACTTTTGACGGACTGCTCAAGCCTCAGCTACTGATGAAGAACACGTCGCGATCGACCGCACTCCCTTTGCTAATCGCTCCATAA
- a CDS encoding RNA-guided endonuclease InsQ/TnpB family protein, with product MQRLQAFKHELMPDGRQERQMRRFAGSCRFVFNKALALQKERHEQGEKKLGYAGLCKLLTEWRNSPQTAWLADAPVHPLQQSLKDLERAYTNFFAKRADFPRFKKKGQRDSFRYPDPKQIKLDQPNSRLFLPKLGWLRYRNSRKTLGTVKNITVSQSCGKWFVSIQTEREIDEQPTAQGAAVGIDMGIARFATLSDGSFYAPLNSFKRHETALCKAQQAMSRKVRFSRNWKKAKARVQRIHSRIGNARRDYLHKCSTTISQNHAMVCIEDLQVRNMSRSAAGTAEAPGRNVRAKSGLNRAILDQGWFEFRRQLDYKLAWRGGWLITVPPQNTSRTCPCCDHVSAANRQTQALFRCVGCGFEGNADVVGAINVLRAGHARLACEVSAEVMAPAAGTHRSDSGAARCRA from the coding sequence ATGCAACGACTTCAAGCCTTCAAGCACGAACTCATGCCAGACGGCCGGCAGGAGCGGCAAATGCGCCGCTTTGCGGGCTCCTGCCGCTTCGTCTTCAACAAGGCGCTGGCGTTGCAGAAGGAGCGCCACGAGCAAGGCGAGAAGAAGCTCGGCTATGCGGGCCTGTGCAAGTTGCTGACCGAGTGGCGCAATAGCCCGCAAACCGCATGGCTGGCCGATGCGCCTGTTCACCCATTGCAACAGAGCCTCAAGGATCTGGAGCGGGCCTACACCAACTTCTTCGCCAAGCGAGCCGACTTTCCCCGGTTCAAGAAGAAGGGGCAGCGCGACAGTTTCCGCTATCCCGACCCGAAACAGATCAAGCTCGACCAGCCCAACAGCCGCCTGTTCTTGCCAAAGCTGGGCTGGCTGCGTTACCGCAACAGCCGCAAGACGCTGGGTACTGTGAAGAACATCACCGTGAGTCAGTCGTGTGGCAAGTGGTTCGTGAGCATCCAGACCGAACGCGAGATCGATGAGCAGCCCACGGCGCAGGGTGCGGCAGTCGGCATCGACATGGGCATTGCCCGGTTCGCCACGCTTTCGGATGGCTCGTTCTACGCACCCCTGAACAGCTTCAAACGCCATGAAACCGCGCTGTGCAAAGCGCAGCAGGCGATGAGCCGCAAGGTCAGATTCAGCCGCAACTGGAAGAAGGCGAAAGCCCGCGTCCAGCGCATTCACTCGCGCATCGGCAATGCCCGCCGCGACTACCTACACAAGTGCTCCACCACGATCAGCCAAAACCACGCGATGGTGTGTATCGAGGACTTGCAGGTACGCAATATGTCCAGGTCGGCGGCAGGCACGGCAGAGGCGCCGGGAAGAAACGTTCGGGCCAAGTCTGGCCTGAACAGGGCCATCCTCGATCAGGGCTGGTTCGAGTTCCGCCGCCAACTGGACTACAAGCTGGCGTGGCGCGGCGGCTGGCTGATTACCGTGCCGCCGCAAAATACCAGTCGCACGTGCCCCTGTTGCGACCATGTGTCGGCGGCCAACCGCCAGACGCAAGCGCTGTTCAGGTGCGTGGGATGTGGTTTTGAAGGCAACGCCGATGTGGTCGGGGCGATCAATGTACTAAGGGCGGGACACGCCCGGTTAGCCTGTGAAGTGAGCGCAGAGGTCATGGCGCCAGCAGCAGGAACCCACCGAAGCGACTCGGGGGCGGCTCGATGCCGCGCCTGA
- a CDS encoding BRO-N domain-containing protein, translating to MHTLDPMAPCHDHFEAVLFFRHHRLLRAVYRDAQAWFCLPDISRLMGARLDERATVKLDPDQRRMGWVEAHGRLEKCVLVSESGVYALLVHHYIPENRSLRQWLAHEVLPQLRRLDDGSGDEPCLSRLNWLGSSLLMLHWRDKSWVRWEDMPQVLPHLPVRKPGLWNRVLGSLRSDDRR from the coding sequence ATGCATACGTTAGATCCCATGGCCCCGTGCCATGACCATTTCGAAGCCGTCCTCTTCTTCCGCCACCACCGTCTTCTGCGCGCCGTCTACCGCGATGCCCAGGCATGGTTCTGTCTGCCCGATATTTCGCGACTGATGGGCGCCCGGCTGGATGAGCGGGCCACCGTCAAGCTTGATCCCGACCAGCGCCGCATGGGCTGGGTAGAGGCTCATGGCCGTCTGGAAAAGTGCGTACTGGTCAGCGAATCGGGCGTCTATGCCCTGCTGGTTCACCACTACATCCCCGAGAACCGTTCCCTGCGCCAATGGCTGGCCCATGAAGTGCTGCCGCAACTGCGCCGCCTGGATGACGGCTCAGGTGACGAACCGTGCCTGAGCCGCCTGAACTGGCTGGGCAGCTCGCTGCTGATGCTGCACTGGCGCGACAAGTCCTGGGTGCGTTGGGAAGATATGCCGCAGGTGCTGCCTCACCTGCCTGTACGCAAGCCCGGCTTATGGAACCGGGTGCTCGGGTCATTGCGGTCTGATGACCGTCGCTAA
- the ftrA gene encoding transcriptional regulator FtrA — protein sequence MKNHLVVALIYNQLCTFEFGCTVEVFALKRPELGVTWYEFATYAVDEGPITAAGGITITPTAGDVLLENADTIIVPGWRGVESEVPQKLIDQLQAAHARGARICSICTGAFVLAAAGLLNGHRVTTHWRFTDLLASMYPELTIQPNELYVDEESIVTAAGSAAGLDMMLHLVRKDHGAKVANMVAQRMVIPPHREGGQSQYATRQLVSTSDAPISNLMDWIRSDLQRPITIKDMADKAAVSTRTLHRSFMDCTGLTPYDWLLGERVAYAKELLESSRVRLSEVVEKTGFGSEESFRRHFRNLVGVSPTSYRKQFARA from the coding sequence ATGAAGAATCATCTCGTCGTCGCACTCATCTATAACCAGCTGTGCACCTTCGAATTCGGCTGCACGGTTGAGGTTTTCGCCCTCAAGCGCCCGGAGCTGGGCGTAACCTGGTACGAGTTCGCCACCTACGCCGTGGACGAAGGGCCGATCACCGCTGCTGGCGGTATCACCATCACGCCGACGGCGGGCGATGTGTTGCTGGAAAATGCCGACACCATCATCGTGCCCGGCTGGCGCGGGGTTGAGTCCGAAGTGCCACAAAAGCTCATCGACCAGTTACAGGCCGCCCATGCGCGCGGCGCGCGGATCTGCTCGATCTGTACCGGCGCCTTCGTGCTGGCCGCTGCAGGCTTGCTCAACGGCCACCGGGTCACCACCCACTGGCGTTTTACCGACCTGCTGGCCAGCATGTACCCGGAACTGACCATCCAGCCCAACGAGCTGTATGTCGACGAAGAAAGCATCGTCACCGCCGCCGGTTCTGCGGCTGGCCTGGACATGATGCTGCACCTGGTCCGCAAGGACCACGGCGCCAAGGTCGCCAACATGGTCGCCCAGCGCATGGTCATCCCGCCACACCGCGAGGGTGGCCAGTCACAGTACGCCACCCGGCAACTGGTCAGCACCAGCGACGCGCCAATCTCCAACCTGATGGACTGGATCCGCAGCGACCTGCAGCGCCCCATCACCATCAAAGACATGGCCGACAAAGCCGCGGTCAGCACCCGCACCCTGCACCGCAGCTTCATGGACTGCACCGGCCTGACCCCGTATGACTGGCTGTTGGGCGAGCGCGTGGCGTATGCCAAGGAACTGCTGGAGTCATCGCGGGTGCGGCTCAGTGAAGTGGTGGAAAAGACCGGGTTTGGATCGGAAGAGTCGTTCAGACGGCATTTTCGCAACCTGGTCGGGGTCAGCCCGACCAGCTACCGCAAGCAGTTTGCGCGGGCTTGA
- a CDS encoding DJ-1/PfpI family protein, whose product MTLNIGIYVFDDVEVLDFAGPYEVFTTATRMHSRNSRDDKPLFNVFTVGRSTAPVRARAGLKVDPDYSIHDHPGMDCLIVPGGVITAELEKKDVINWISDQAIPSRLVASVCTGAFLLAQTGKLNGRQVTTHWEDIADLKEMFPAVDVLSTLRWVDEGAFITSAGISAGIDMSLHLVERLHNRALAERTALQMDFDWTEND is encoded by the coding sequence ATGACACTCAATATCGGCATCTACGTGTTCGACGACGTCGAAGTCCTGGACTTTGCCGGTCCCTACGAAGTGTTTACCACCGCGACCCGCATGCATAGCCGCAACAGCCGCGACGACAAGCCGCTGTTCAACGTGTTCACCGTCGGTCGCAGCACCGCGCCGGTGCGTGCCAGGGCAGGGCTGAAGGTCGACCCGGACTACTCGATCCATGATCACCCCGGCATGGACTGCCTGATCGTACCGGGCGGGGTCATCACCGCTGAGCTGGAAAAGAAAGACGTGATCAACTGGATCAGCGATCAGGCGATTCCCAGCCGCCTGGTGGCGTCGGTGTGTACCGGTGCATTTCTGTTGGCACAGACGGGCAAGCTGAACGGTCGGCAGGTTACCACCCATTGGGAAGATATCGCTGACCTCAAGGAAATGTTTCCTGCCGTCGATGTACTCAGCACCCTGCGCTGGGTCGATGAAGGCGCGTTCATTACCTCGGCCGGTATTTCTGCCGGTATCGATATGAGCCTGCACCTGGTTGAGCGCCTGCACAACCGTGCCCTGGCCGAGCGTACTGCGCTGCAGATGGATTTCGACTGGACCGAGAACGACTGA
- a CDS encoding LysR family transcriptional regulator — protein MKTHFFKIVQTVAQHGSFSEAAAILGCSQSNISYAIKEVEDYFEKRLFIRSRTGCTLTPEGQIITQNLSNMLATLEQLKKMESVAV, from the coding sequence ATGAAAACCCATTTCTTCAAGATCGTTCAAACCGTCGCGCAGCATGGCTCGTTCTCGGAAGCCGCCGCTATCCTCGGTTGCAGCCAGTCGAACATCAGCTACGCCATCAAGGAAGTCGAAGACTACTTCGAGAAACGCCTGTTCATTCGCAGCCGCACCGGCTGCACCCTGACCCCGGAAGGGCAGATCATCACCCAGAACCTGAGCAATATGCTGGCGACTCTGGAGCAGCTAAAAAAAATGGAGTCAGTGGCCGTGTAG
- a CDS encoding LysR substrate-binding domain-containing protein, with product MHYSTHVQETNLGASLDFLARNYPDIQLSVLHSNDPHPSLDPLQRELADILILPSTVLDEQHIEHHRWSDHYVLVIARHLYKTAPPLSDLARSVRYVAWRHPGQERLHSQMASAQLRLSHRGELSCLDTLLDLVIKGHCLTVLPSALLPVPNPGLEYLTLPVPVTRRISVVARPTSLLSSAATVVIDALKKSSVFQARGKQTADAV from the coding sequence ATCCATTACAGCACCCATGTCCAAGAGACCAACCTCGGCGCATCTCTGGACTTTCTCGCCCGCAACTACCCCGATATCCAGTTGAGCGTGTTGCATAGCAACGACCCGCATCCCAGCCTTGACCCCTTGCAGCGTGAGCTGGCCGATATCCTGATTCTGCCCAGCACCGTGCTTGACGAGCAGCACATCGAACACCATCGCTGGTCAGACCACTACGTGCTGGTCATCGCCCGCCACCTGTATAAAACCGCGCCGCCCTTGAGCGATCTGGCGCGCTCGGTGCGCTATGTCGCCTGGCGCCATCCCGGTCAGGAGCGGCTGCACAGCCAGATGGCCAGCGCGCAGTTACGCCTGAGCCATCGCGGCGAACTAAGCTGCCTGGACACGTTGCTGGATCTGGTGATCAAGGGCCACTGCCTGACCGTGTTGCCCAGTGCGCTATTGCCGGTGCCCAACCCTGGCCTTGAATACCTGACCTTGCCGGTACCGGTCACGCGGCGAATCAGCGTGGTGGCGCGGCCCACCTCATTGCTGTCCAGCGCGGCGACAGTGGTGATCGACGCATTGAAAAAGTCTTCGGTATTTCAGGCGCGCGGCAAGCAGACGGCAGACGCGGTCTGA